GCATTTTCGTGGAGGCTTAATTTCCAAGATGACAGGTAGAATGGACATGTTTAAATTTACCGagccaaataattaattaaagattatttttaaacctTGATCTACTATTTTATTTACTACAACTTTTTACGCGTACGtatcacaataattttaaacttaaagTTTACTTATCCAAAcgattaaacatattttaaactgaaatatttaaactatacaatttaatattttggccatatattattttacgttatgataattattttatttaataataattttagactTAAAGTTTAATTACTAAATCAAGGGctatattatcaattattttgttatctaatacaataattaaatttctatACCCTTAAAATCATTAAGTTCAAATTAATgactaaaaaactattttaacaattatttaataatcTGTTGTTttgaactaataattaatttaataattttaaacttaaaaaattattgaaccaaataattatttaaaaatttactgAAGCAAATAATTATTtgcataaaaatagtttaaaagtaTTTACTAAATTGCCACGTGACATGCTACATGACTGCCGatctatttcaaaaaaataaaaaataaaaatcaaggtGACATGAAACTTACCACGTTAACTGATGAGTTAACCATATTGGCCTGGTTAAAACTGTCTCATGCTGATAAGATGTTTGAAAAGAGTCTtgtttagtattttatttttcaaagtgtCTTGATTTGGTCAATCAGCCAATAATTGTTTAGTGTAAAAAACTGGCAAGtggattttaataaataaaaaatataaaaactacacATCACAAGCAATCCATATAAATACCTTAGAATCACACAACatgtatgaaaaataaattcatgaaCATTGTTTGGTATTTGTTTTATTGGAACCATCATTTTATATATGGTTTTTTTGGAGCTAACCGTCACCTTTTATCTTCAATGTATAGCAACTATTTATGTATGTACAACACcatatgttttaaatatttcagtATAATAGTTTGTCGggttttcttttactttactGATACTCTGGGAATTTTGTTGTGGTAGTTCTTGTGAAACCTCCACCCATTGTTGATTTCTATACGTGCCATTTATACACAATTGGCAGCGTTAGCAAGCATAGAAAACCTTCGCATGAGTGATGAACCAtcaacaagaaagaaagaagacaaCTTTTAGTACACTTAAATTAAACTTCatcataaaatcataaattaaaagaaaaaaggtgaAGAAATGCTTACCAACATGTAGCCAATTGACAATGCTGAAGTACCTTTCTATCACTGACAGTATATAGAGGGAACCAATGATCTGAAAATGTTTTGTGAAGTGAGATGTCAGGTTCATGTATttgttaattaagaaattaacttTAGTTTAATGAAGGAAAATGAACatgggttatatatatatataccagaaGAAAGTTTCGCAAACTTAATTCACCTGAAGAAATCCTGTAAAACAATGTCCAGGATCAGATAACTTTtactgaatatatatatatatataaggagaTAACTTTTGCTGAACGTATCTATCTATATATCGGGAATGTAATAAAACAACATATATAGACCTCAGAATGCTATTTGATTTCTAAATagaataaaacaatataaatctGGCATAACTATAGAAAATCACTCCATTCCCTTAAATTTGTTATTCTGAATTCCATTGAAGCTTTTTTTTAGGATCCTTGATCACAATTTTTAGTTAGTGGATTGATCCGTCAGTTAGATTCAATACCAACCATAGAGGATATGAATTTGTCATGATTAATTGATCTGCCGATGTACATGTTGTATGCCCCTAAAGCATATAAGAAAACCACCCTTCAATTTGACATGCAAGTTACAAGTacaatgaattaaaagcaatagCATACATTTGAATTTGGATCGAAGTTGACATATATTATAAGCTGAGTCACTCTAAATATTAGGTGTTACTACTATTTGGCAATATGTCTTAAAGGACTCCATTCATAGCCACGATTAAGTTTGATGTTTAAGCAAATTAGtacctttttaatatatttgcaaACGTGGAGTATATGAATAGTACAAGCATcatggtgatgaaaatgtgaAAAATGAGAGTCCTGAAATTAGTCCTGAAATTGTACTCAACGATCTCAATCAGAAACCATATCACTGTCATCCCAATCAAAAGCGAAGCTAATACATTTATGTTCCTCCATAATAACGTAGCTGCATCTGCAAGTTCCCAAATTTTcagaatcaattcatgggttcTAACAGAATGCAACATTCTTAAAGTTACATCACTagaataatgttaagaaagaagagagaaaacttAATGATATCATTAGCACGATTAGCCCTCTAATGAGTTGCGTGCTCACAAAAACGCAAGTGCAAATGTACAACTTTGCaagattatatataacaatgacTTTATTGTGAAATATGAAACATGGAGTCtgatctttattttataatccTATTTCCGTTTGTGGGGCTGCCTCATGCCTAACATGAAGTTATATAACATGACTAAAAAACtatatgaaaaaaatccaaCGTGATACCGTTTCCTCTTCTAAGAACTTCTTGCATCGGTTTCTCCCATTTAGAGAGCTTTGCTCGTGTTTCTGATGCTGAAGATGATGCATCACGCGCCATATGTATTTCCTTCTTGACTCATATTGTGTTCTAGTGCTACCATTTATATTGTACATCCGATCAaccatgttatttatttattttcatgcaCAAGGAGAAGAGATTCTATGCTCAATATTAAAGCAAGTATATGACTTGGGGTTAAGTTAAGGATAGCTTCGCATTCCCACTAACCCTCTAAAAAGTCTAAAGTATCTATGCCTCTATAAGGATCGATGCAACATTGGTGACACATTGAGGTCTCCGATGGTGGCCACCTCTGTAACACTTTGCTATCGCTACATGACCCTTACTGACTTACATTACGgaataatatgattaataaCAATactcttattaatttatttatgaaaataagtactattttttgtatttaatttcataaatagAAGTAAAGTGCGAAGTCAAGGCCAGCCCTAAGCCGTGCAGAGAGACTGTAAATCTTCTATGGTAGAATGATGTAGTATGTGATAAAGTAACTAAATTATTTGTCAATATAGCACTTAAACTATAGACCTAACTACACTAGATCCATTCCTtataatatctatatttatgtcatttcatttatcttattattGCTACTATTACCTATCACACTTGTTCAGTTCAAGTTTATATATTTCAGGTCAAATACACAAAATCCAAATTAAAGCAAGCATATTCATCCagcaaataaattattattacgcCTAAAATCGGTGTATGAAATTTCGCAAACGAATCGTATATATCTGTGTATCTCGCATCTAAGCTTATAATAGTAACATAGGTTCACAAAATGATTGCTATTCAGATAACGAAAACTAGCGTGTAACTCCAACTTTTCAGAACAGTTGCATGGTACTAGAATGCAATGCAATTCAATTGACTATTAAGGGTGAGCTAGTGTGCTTGTTGCTGCAAAGGAAAATGCGAGAAGAGAATAGAGTTTTCATATTTAGACACCTGTTTTAGTGACCAAAATCCTTAATACACCGCCTAGGTGcttttctttatttctatttcattactttttatttaaaatagggATTTCgaaaaacacaagaaaaaattagagataaaaaaagagCAAAATACACAAATACCCCCTCAAATTTAGACATATTACAAGTATATTCCCTCTGTATTTGATCCCTACACAAATActcattattttgaaattttaattatactaaTATTACTTCTCTTATAATGATGTTAATTTCGTTTATCCAGAATAGTCATGTGTGTTAGTCACATGGtcctttaaaagaatttttatgaCAAAACTATCCATGTCTTCTTTCAACCAACAGTTTAAATCATACATTTTAGGGGTTTTTCATGCATTTGCTAGTTTTTGTTTGATTCCTATTGGCCAAATTGATTTCTTCATACACTTGTtcgatttttttatgtattccCGAGTTATTAATCATGGGTCgtgagttttatttgtttttgtactgAAGGTTTCATAGTTTGACATAAATCATAGTTTGTCTCACAGTTAGGTgcctttttttgtttcctttatgAACCTATTTGGTGCTTTTTTGGGATTAAGGGTTTCTATTATGGATTGTTGGGTGTTGCTCTATGATGTTGGGTGTTGCTATTGTTGTTCATTATTTTCCAAATTTAGAATGCTATatcattgtgtttttttaagatttttgtttgttgcttCTAGGATGTTCGGCAAAATGTCTCAATCTAAGATTGTATCTTCTGGTAGTGTTAGTGGGGGCATGATATTTGTGAAACACCAAAAAATGTATTGTGTGTGGATCACAAATGGAAATATATTGTGAGGGAACCGTAGTCAATCCATATCGCAGAACATATTTTGGGGTTTCTAATTTGGGGGTTTTTAATTTGGGGATTTTAAAACATGTGAGGGGGTAGTGAAATGAGAGGTTTTAGAATTATAAAGGATAATTTCGATCTTTCGTAAACACACTAACAGCGTTAATTAACAGATTCGGTTAGGAGATACAAAAGAAATGCATTTTAAGGGAGGGGAtgtgtttttattaattaatctcTTTATTTGAGCCTATGATACTATGTATGCTGAATTATGGCACACATTGTGCTAATATTCAGCTTTCTTATGTTGTTTCAGTTTTAATAAAACTTTGctcatcaaaaaagaaaaaaaaaactcaacaactGTTGTATTTTCAAGCATGCATACAAGATAATGTGAATTTGCTCATTTTATTGGTTTTATGAAAAGGTGAGTGTGAACAATATTGTGTACAGAAGGGTGAAGATGATATCAAAGTAGTAAATGATAGATTTATTGCGTGTACATTCAtgttaaaaagttatatatactttttgtgtttttgttgtttccataattactctctctctctctctttaataatcaatgttttgtTCAATGCATCTTAATTAGGGTTCAAGCAATTCTTCCTTGTCTCTTTAATGTTTTCGTAAAGTATTTACCTTCTTCAGAATCTGCATCTTCATATGTAACATTTCATATGCTTTGACACATTTAATGATCTTGCTAATTGTTGACTGACCAATTGCAGCTCTGGTTGCGTGTATGAACTTTTGTTTGAAGTTTGATGATTTTAGCATGAAATTGTTCTTTGTGCATCTTTTGATCTTCTTCCGACTTCGTAACATATTCATGAACTTTCTATTGTTGCATAGCAGCAAGAGAGTTATTTTTCATTgcattcttcttgatttcttttgctaacttttatatttcattttcattatgtGTTTCACGCTTTTCCAATCCAATTTCCATAACTAGAGCTTGTTCTCTGTTATTCTCGTTGCAATTTAAACTTTTCGCATAAacaaaaatccttttcaagttATCCATATGCCACTAGActtaaaatgtataaatatattagtttattttttccaATCATAGCAAGGTTAATTTAGTGCATATTCTTATGGCATCTCATTTCCATGTATTTtaagtgcttttttttttttgcttgaatAATGTTAATCAAATTGGAGACAAGTTTATCTTGCCTTTGAGATTCTTCTTCAATAAGCTCGTGTCTGGTTTTATCGTCTATATTTCATAAATGTTCTTCATATTGTTCATTTTGTAGTAAAAAACCTAGGTAATGCAAGCGTAAATACCAAACTTTTGCCAagaattcacaaaaaaaaaaaaaaaaaaaaacttttttttccttctgatGATGTAATTTATGTATGACCAACCTTAAATAATGTTTTTCCATTATTAAGAACAAAGAATTAATACATTTAGATATTTGaaggaaatcaaaattaaataatgccTTAGGATAATAAAGAGCAAGCTCTACGAGCTTATTGGGGGCCACAACATTCTTCACATTTTCCATTATTGCCATTGTGGAGTCCGCCATAAACAATATAGTCAAAGATCCATCCATTGAATTGTTGTGCTAGTAGTGACCCTTGCTCAACTCACCTCCATTTTTCACTGTAACTGTCTTATCAATGTCATCACCCATAAACTCAAAAATATCAAAGAGGTCATAGTTCATCGACAAGCTTTAGAAGTGCTAGATAGAGGGTACTCCTACTAGCATCGACCGCCTATATACCAAACTCATCCAAATTGAGGTCAAAAGTTTCAAAGGGTAATAGGTTGTCAAACTTTGCAACAAAGTAGAAAGACGTGGTGATAGGACCCATTCTTTAAAATTAACACTAAATCCATAGTTGTTGGTGGGTTTTCAATGAACTTTAGGTTAGTTGACAAATTGAAAGTTCATCAAGATTTAGTTTTCGTGGACTTAacattgattttagtttttcaatggATCCAAAGTTCATTGAAAACTCATTGAGAATAATGGACATAAAGCAAATATTAGATAATGGGTCCTACCACTAATGTTCTCACTCATACACCTCTTTCTACTTTGTTGCAAAGTTTGACAACCTTCTATCCTTTGACATTTTTGACCTCAATCCAAATGAGTCTGGTAGGCGACCGAGGCTAGTAGGAGTGTCCTTTGTTGGGCACTTTCGAGGCTTGTCGATGGACTACAGCTTTTTTGATACTCTTAAGTTTATCGATGATGATGTAGATAAAAGAGTCACTTTGAAAAGCAGAGCGAGGGACACCAAGTAGCACAACAATTTGAGGAATGGGTTCCACAACCAAAATAAGGAACACAATATTTACCTAAAACAAGAACCCAAATCAGATTTCATAGAAGTAGAGAACTTGAGCTTATGTAAAACCATCAAGAGAAAGGAGAGAAGTGTAAAAAACAAGGTTTACCAAGTAACAAGTAAGCCTTCTAACTCAAGAGGAGCAGAAAATAACTTTGCCTTAGAAGATCCACAACTTCAATCACTAGAGGGGAATATCAATGGAGATGATACGTGTGCTTTGCAAGAGACGGAAAAACTAGTCTTTTAGGTTATGGTGGCTGCTACAACAAAGAAAGTAATTGCTTGCCACTAATTAAATACCATCACACATAACTAAACCCTAAAGACCCGATGGGCCTTCTCAAATCCTTCCCAAGGCCGAAAACAGCTCAAGCCCATCAACACATCCTATAACTAATTAAACAtaagattttcattttaattatgtttttcacaaatacaaaatcaatttaattgctcttgtagtttaattaaaattacttaattatgtatttaacaaaaccaacgaTGCCCCAGTCAATATATATGATGGAGCATGAGACAAGGATTAAGATAAGTAAAGTACATGATCTTGATTCAAATTGTTCAACTTGGactatttgatcaaataaattaCTCTCTATTTGGTCGGACtctaaaatgatcaaattttgtatcgttttccttttttttcaacaCAATAACAGAGTTCactttagattaaaaaaacaaaaaaaaaactgaaaattacaAAGTTAAAAAACTTAGCAATAAATAAATCTCGCGTATGTGTCATAAAAAGACAAACATAGGGGAATAAAATTCACCATCAAATCACTTTGAATGGTTTGTACTCATTCATGAAATATCGAATCTCAATCAAATCAAAGAAGTACCaagtaatttttgaaaaatagttatatctaaattatttgatatttcattGACTGGTTAAGACAAATCTTCACTCATTATTTGAAGCATCAGGGAAAAATAAACAGAATAAAACAACTAAAGCCAAACATATGTAAGAAGGAGGGAACGGTACAATTCCTCCCGGCCACATTCAATGTCGTATTACAATTCGTTTTGAGCTatgcacaaatatatatatatatatatatatatatatatatatatatatatatatatatatatatatatatatatatatatatatatatatatatatatatatatatatatatatatatatatatatatatatcctcaaTCTAGCAAATTAAGATATgtatttattcattaaataatattatttattatatttattaaatacaatatataattaatattacaatgCTTAAACACTTTATTAATGtagtatttataattatataaatattaaataatattttttattatgtttattaaatataatatataattgatatcACACATACACACTTTATTAATGTAGCacttatataaacattaaataatatcatttattacattaattaattataatatataattaatgttataaaattaattaatatcatataCATATGTATTTAATGTATGCATTTAACACACATGTAAAGATTACTTTGTTCTAAAATAAGTgtgcatttgaaaaaaaaaattaattgtctcAGAATAAGTGTTATAGTAAGGTTAGTTTTGTGAAACTTTATTGCATAGCTTGCAtaacttttataaatttgtgtaaAACAACTTAGGAAAACACTAATTTGGAAATAAAGGAagtattatcatttatattaaatttaacataaattaatattacacAGTATATGTACGtatttaatgtattaaataatattaatgtatgtatttaaataatatttaatgttggATCGGTGTCTATCCAAATATTTCTTGtataagtataaaatatatttttaatctctcaattatttaagatttttattttcaatcccTCAACTGAAATATGATTAGACTTACTGAATacactatttttgtttttatcattgCCATCAAGTTTTCCTGTTAAATGTTAGTGTGACAATTGAATTGTagcagtttttatttttgacaattaaaatttgccaaaaaatttgctaataatatgatttttaataattcaaaaatcaatttttttgttcgAGAAACTGGGATTAaataacatttcaaaaacaaaagccaTCCTTATATTCTCATATTACCAATCAAACATTTAAAAACCACATCTACGTTAAAGTGCAAGTTGCCCCATCTTGGTATTCTCGTACCaatcaaacattttaaaaaacccATCTTCTTCAAAGCCACTTCAGCCATGGAACCcacaaaagataatttataactgAATATTGAAAATACAAATTAGGTATCAAAGGGCGACAAAAAATTCATCAATTGCTCTAACCCTTTCTCTATCTCTTGGAATTACTCACGCAAAATCTCTACCTAAGAAGCTTCCTTCTGGATGGAGACCTTGCGATCGTGCGTGCTTGCAGTGGAGCTTGTCGGCGTCGAGTTCCTCATCTTCGTTCCTCTTTAAATGTTGATTGTGTCGTTGAGGAAGGGGGATTGTGCAAAACGGTGCAATGGGCGAGCAAAGGTGTTTCAAGAATCGGCTTCCAAAGGAGGCGGTGGACGTGCATCATGCCTGTCTTAAATGTGTTAAAGTTTTCATGAAGCTACCTCCATGAAGatcttcaagtttttttttttgttcttttatctattttattgtTTAGATTGCTGCTACTGACTTTTAGTTTACGAGGATGATGGATGAGAAGGAAATACTTTTTGTGTTGAAATGCTAAGATGGGACTAGGTCCAAATAATTAGGTTTTAAGAGATGATGGATGTGTGTGCTATTGCTTACAAtggttttttgttcttgttgttgattGTTGTTTAGCTTTAGTCACCAGAAAGATGGATGCATGGCAAAAATATCCTGtgttaaaatattaagatttagATGTATGAAGCTATTGCTTACTAATGTTCTTTGttaattttggattttggaTCTTGGTTTTTGTTCTGGTTCATCGTCTTACTGTTGATTCTTGTGTTGGgtctcactactaaaaaaagatattttacgACACTAAATCAAGGACGATTTTATAAAACCTTACTTGTAAAAAATACTACAAGCTTTCAAAGACAATCCTctaaaaattgtctttaaatgCTTGCTTTCAAAAAGAGTTATCTCTAAAAACtgtctttgaaatttgaatgcCTTTAAATATTTTGGTTCTCGCTTAATTACTTTTCCTGCTCATTTCTTTTTTGCTAATCTAGTTTCTCTCATCTCCTCACCCTTACTCTCTGTGTTGTCACTCTTGTCTGCCGCCGATGTTGAACCCATTGTCATCGTCAAAATCACCATTGTCGAACGTTCTTGCTCTGGCTCTGATCCCATCCCTGAAAGGGGAGTTCCAGTGGATGTTCGAATTCCGCCTCAAGGCCTTCGACAAATTCCAGTCCATGAAGGAACCCACGTGGTTCGACAACacttacccccccccccctttccaTCGAGTTCCAGAACATCTGCTACTACTCTAAGTCGAAGAATAAGCCCTTACTCCAATCCCTCGACGACGCCAACCTAAAGCTTCCCCGCTACTTCGACAAGCTTAGCATCCCTCTCAATGAGCAAAAGAGCCTCGCCAATGTCATCATCGATGTAGTCCTCAACAGTGTCTTCATCGCCACAACGCACTGCAAAACCCTAGAAAAAGTTGACATCATTTTCTGCTCCATCTTCGAGGCCATTAAGAATTTGTTGAAGGAGCAAAATGAGGAAAGTGGACTTGTCAAAAGAAGCATTGCTTCAAGGTTTGATTCATTAGCTCAATGCATTCCTCAgttattgtttgtgtttgtgtttatgTTTTGGTTTTGATTTAACCATAAAGAAGGGTGGCAAGAAGAAGGCGTTAGTATCTTCTGTTTCTATTCCCTTTTATTCTGTTTCATTTGTGTTTTTGCGTaaacattcaa
This region of Glycine max cultivar Williams 82 chromosome 7, Glycine_max_v4.0, whole genome shotgun sequence genomic DNA includes:
- the LOC100809575 gene encoding reticulon-like protein B9 — its product is MARDASSSASETRAKLSKWEKPMQEVLRRGNDAATLLWRNINVLASLLIGMTVIWFLIEIVEYNFRTNFRTLIFHIFITMMLVLFIYSTFANILKRISSGELSLRNFLLIIGSLYILSVIERYFSIVNWLHVGFLCLLTLPIVYKWHV